In the Ilumatobacteraceae bacterium genome, one interval contains:
- a CDS encoding ABC transporter ATP-binding protein, with translation MIADARARTTPTSDVVDPVAARAALADVAREPGVAKPDPILIADNVVRTFGGLTAVSVDHVEIQRGVITALIGPNGAGKTTLFNLLTNFDDPDSGTRVFDGNDIGSVPAHKIANYGMVRTFQLTKALSKLSCIDNMKLGATGQKGESLWRALLPFLWSSQEAEIEARADALLERFKMDHMRDEFAGTFSGGQRKLLEMARALMVEPKMVMLDEPMAGVNPALTQSLLGHITGLRDEGMTVLFVEHDMDMVQEISDWVIVMAEGRIIAEGPPRTIGENQAVVDAYLGTSHGAALLLDED, from the coding sequence ATGATCGCTGACGCCCGCGCTCGCACGACCCCGACGTCCGATGTCGTCGACCCGGTGGCAGCCCGCGCTGCGCTCGCCGACGTCGCCCGCGAACCGGGTGTTGCGAAGCCCGACCCGATCCTGATCGCCGACAACGTCGTGCGCACGTTCGGCGGCCTCACCGCCGTCTCCGTCGACCACGTCGAGATCCAGCGCGGCGTGATCACCGCGCTGATCGGCCCGAACGGCGCCGGCAAGACCACGCTGTTCAACCTCCTCACCAACTTCGACGACCCCGACAGTGGGACCAGGGTGTTCGACGGCAACGACATCGGTTCGGTACCGGCCCACAAGATCGCCAACTACGGCATGGTGCGCACCTTCCAGCTCACCAAGGCACTCTCGAAGCTGAGCTGCATCGACAACATGAAGCTGGGGGCCACCGGGCAGAAGGGTGAGTCACTCTGGCGGGCGTTGTTGCCGTTCCTCTGGAGCAGCCAGGAGGCCGAGATCGAGGCCCGTGCCGACGCGCTGCTCGAACGATTCAAGATGGACCACATGCGCGACGAGTTCGCCGGTACGTTCTCCGGCGGACAGCGCAAGCTGCTCGAGATGGCACGGGCGCTGATGGTCGAACCGAAGATGGTCATGCTCGACGAACCGATGGCGGGTGTGAACCCGGCGCTCACGCAGTCGTTGCTCGGTCACATCACCGGCCTACGCGACGAGGGCATGACCGTCCTCTTCGTCGAACACGACATGGACATGGTGCAGGAGATCAGCGACTGGGTCATCGTGATGGCCGAGGGACGCATCATCGCCGAGGGCCCACCACGAACGATCGGCGAGAACCAGGCCGTCGTCGACGCATATCTCGGCACGTCCCACGGGGCCGCCCTGCTACTGGACGAGGACTGA
- a CDS encoding ABC transporter ATP-binding protein produces MSDSEPTSAAEPLLIADDLTAGYLPGVDILSDCSLELAEGELVGIIGPNGAGKSTLVKAMFGLVSVRAGSVRLRGEDITNLKAHSLVSRGVGYVPQNNNVFPALTIAENLEMGTFLEPKKFRERFERVGEMFPRLVERRDQRAGSLSGGERQMLAMGRALMMDPSVLLLDEPSAGLSPALQDEVFIRCHRINKAGISIVMVEQNASRCLQICHRGYVLDQGTNAYSGTGKELLTDPKVIELYLGTLVKSHQ; encoded by the coding sequence ATGAGCGACTCCGAACCGACGAGCGCAGCCGAACCACTGTTGATCGCCGATGATCTGACCGCCGGGTACCTGCCCGGCGTCGACATCCTCAGCGATTGTTCACTCGAACTCGCCGAAGGCGAATTGGTCGGCATCATCGGTCCGAACGGCGCCGGCAAGTCGACGCTGGTCAAGGCGATGTTCGGGCTGGTCAGCGTGCGAGCGGGCAGTGTGCGGCTCCGGGGCGAGGACATCACGAACCTCAAGGCGCACTCGCTGGTCAGCCGGGGTGTCGGGTACGTCCCGCAGAACAACAACGTGTTCCCGGCCCTCACGATCGCCGAGAACCTCGAGATGGGCACCTTTCTCGAGCCGAAGAAGTTCCGCGAACGGTTCGAGCGCGTCGGCGAGATGTTCCCGCGCCTGGTCGAGCGACGCGATCAGCGGGCCGGGTCGCTGTCGGGCGGTGAGCGTCAGATGCTCGCGATGGGTCGGGCGCTGATGATGGATCCGTCGGTGCTGCTGCTCGACGAGCCGTCGGCCGGGCTGTCGCCGGCACTGCAGGACGAGGTGTTCATCCGGTGTCACCGGATCAACAAGGCCGGCATCTCGATCGTCATGGTCGAACAGAACGCCAGCCGCTGCCTGCAGATCTGTCACCGGGGCTATGTGCTCGACCAGGGCACCAACGCCTATTCGGGCACGGGCAAGGAGTTGCTCACCGACCCGAAGGTGATCGAGCTCTACCTCGGCACCCTCGTCAAGTCCCACCAGTAG
- a CDS encoding ABC transporter substrate-binding protein gives MSDEPSEDMSDDMSDEPSEDMSEDMSDDMSDEPTDDGSDDATGGDGVLTFGGILPETGNLAFLGPPEFAGVELAVQEINENGGVLGSDAVWLPGDSGDNGEVANATVDRLLAQDVDAFIGAASSGVSLTVIDKITQADKIHFSPANTSPTFTDYDDNGLYFRTAPSDVIQGAALADVMLQDGAATAAFLVLNDSYGTGLQQYTIEPYTAGGGTVVYGDMGTTYDPQAENFDAEIAAVVDANPDAIVIIGFDETAQILGGLIEAGFGPSDKLLYGTDGNMGNALAQQFDDPSVVAGMKGTLPGVDVAGELADFQERLLGIDPDLIDYSYSAESYDAVIVTALAAAIAGTDDPVAVAAEINGVTREGEKCTTYADCLALVDAGTDIDYDGVSGPLEFIDAGEPSQASILILEFDETGTIFVAGSVQGAV, from the coding sequence ATGAGCGACGAGCCCTCCGAAGACATGTCCGACGACATGTCCGACGAGCCCTCCGAAGACATGTCCGAAGACATGAGCGACGACATGTCCGACGAGCCCACCGACGACGGTTCGGACGACGCCACCGGCGGCGACGGGGTGTTGACGTTCGGCGGCATCCTGCCCGAGACGGGCAACCTTGCGTTCCTCGGACCACCCGAGTTCGCTGGTGTCGAACTCGCGGTCCAGGAGATCAACGAGAACGGTGGCGTGCTCGGCAGTGACGCCGTGTGGCTGCCCGGCGACTCGGGCGACAACGGTGAAGTGGCCAACGCCACGGTCGACCGCCTGCTCGCCCAGGACGTCGATGCCTTCATCGGCGCCGCCAGCTCCGGTGTGTCGCTGACCGTGATCGACAAGATCACCCAGGCCGACAAGATCCACTTCTCGCCGGCCAACACCTCGCCGACGTTCACCGACTACGACGACAACGGTCTGTACTTCCGTACCGCCCCGTCCGACGTCATCCAGGGCGCTGCCCTCGCCGACGTGATGCTCCAGGACGGTGCCGCCACGGCAGCGTTCCTCGTGCTGAACGACTCGTACGGAACCGGCCTCCAGCAGTACACCATCGAGCCCTACACCGCCGGTGGCGGCACGGTCGTCTACGGCGACATGGGCACGACGTACGACCCGCAGGCCGAGAACTTCGACGCCGAGATCGCGGCAGTCGTCGACGCCAACCCCGATGCCATCGTGATCATCGGTTTCGACGAAACCGCTCAGATCCTCGGCGGCCTGATCGAGGCCGGCTTCGGCCCGTCGGACAAGCTGCTCTACGGCACCGACGGCAACATGGGCAACGCGCTCGCTCAGCAGTTCGACGACCCGTCCGTGGTCGCCGGCATGAAGGGCACGCTCCCGGGTGTCGACGTCGCCGGTGAACTGGCCGACTTCCAGGAGCGTCTGCTCGGGATCGACCCGGACCTCATCGACTACTCGTACTCGGCAGAGTCGTACGACGCCGTGATCGTGACCGCATTGGCCGCCGCGATCGCCGGCACCGACGACCCGGTCGCTGTTGCCGCCGAGATCAACGGCGTCACCCGCGAAGGCGAGAAGTGCACGACGTACGCCGATTGCCTCGCACTCGTCGACGCCGGCACCGACATCGACTACGACGGTGTCTCCGGTCCGCTGGAATTCATCGACGCAGGCGAGCCGTCGCAGGCAAGCATCCTGATCCTCGAGTTCGACGAGACGGGCACCATCTTCGTCGCCGGCTCGGTCCAGGGTGCGGTCTGA
- a CDS encoding J domain-containing protein, with protein sequence MFRPNSRHVPPDPFAVLGIDSDADVAAIHEARRALAKQRHPDAGGSVAAMQELNAAVDAALAAATGAPAPGPAPAGRPRRQAPPTPRGGVRQDHPSFTIEALPVEAFEGLLVAGAELGELADDDPPYLLEVLMTSPPAWCRLELVPDAGAVTVSITTARLPGHPTPDVYDVRDVWIDALNRLDWPGPDESPTP encoded by the coding sequence GTGTTTCGTCCCAATTCTCGGCATGTTCCGCCCGACCCGTTCGCCGTCCTCGGAATCGATTCAGACGCCGACGTCGCGGCGATCCACGAGGCGCGGCGTGCGCTGGCCAAGCAGCGGCATCCCGATGCCGGTGGGTCGGTCGCGGCGATGCAGGAACTGAACGCGGCGGTCGATGCGGCACTGGCCGCGGCGACCGGGGCACCGGCACCCGGACCTGCACCCGCTGGGCGCCCGCGTCGACAGGCGCCACCGACGCCTCGCGGCGGTGTTCGACAGGACCACCCGTCGTTCACGATCGAGGCGCTGCCGGTCGAAGCGTTCGAAGGGTTGCTGGTCGCGGGGGCGGAGCTCGGTGAGCTGGCCGACGACGACCCGCCGTACCTGCTCGAGGTACTGATGACGTCGCCACCGGCGTGGTGCCGACTCGAACTCGTGCCGGACGCCGGTGCTGTGACGGTGAGCATCACGACGGCGCGGCTCCCCGGCCACCCGACGCCTGACGTCTACGACGTCCGCGACGTGTGGATCGACGCTCTCAACCGTCTCGACTGGCCGGGTCCGGACGAGTCGCCGACGCCTTGA
- a CDS encoding L-threonylcarbamoyladenylate synthase, translating to MISSDVGLAADRLRAGGVVAIPTETVYGLAADARNPAAVARIFEIKGRPTDHPLIVHLGSADELVDWAATVDSNAARLATTCWPGPLTMLVPKHPDVDLRVTGGRPTVGLRVPSHPVADDLLRRFGSGLAAPSANRFGKVSPTTAQHVLDDLGGILDPDRDLILDGGPSVVGVESTIVDLTVDPPQVLRAGAISADDLRRILATEVAEASGPSRASGMLESHYAPACAVEPVDDRATAERLAAQRRTSGERVEVLDRTDDLVIAANHLFADLRAADAAGLDRLIVVLPPASGIGHAIRDRLFKASATRPDPASRDG from the coding sequence CTCCGTGCCGGCGGGGTCGTCGCGATCCCGACCGAGACCGTGTACGGCCTGGCGGCCGACGCTCGCAACCCTGCTGCGGTCGCCCGCATCTTCGAGATCAAGGGTCGTCCGACCGATCACCCCCTGATCGTGCACCTCGGCTCGGCCGACGAGCTCGTCGACTGGGCCGCCACCGTGGACTCCAACGCTGCCCGCCTCGCCACCACGTGCTGGCCGGGCCCGCTGACGATGCTCGTCCCCAAGCATCCCGACGTCGACCTCCGTGTCACTGGGGGCCGCCCGACGGTCGGCCTCAGGGTGCCGAGCCATCCGGTCGCCGACGACCTGCTCCGACGGTTCGGTTCCGGTCTCGCCGCGCCGTCGGCGAACCGGTTCGGCAAGGTGAGCCCGACGACCGCCCAGCACGTGCTCGACGACCTCGGCGGGATCCTCGACCCCGATCGTGACCTGATTCTCGACGGCGGACCGAGCGTCGTCGGCGTCGAGAGCACGATCGTCGACCTGACCGTGGATCCGCCCCAGGTCCTCCGTGCCGGGGCGATCAGCGCCGACGACCTCCGACGCATCCTCGCGACCGAGGTCGCCGAGGCGTCGGGGCCCAGTCGAGCCAGCGGCATGCTCGAGTCGCACTACGCCCCGGCGTGCGCGGTCGAACCCGTCGACGACCGTGCCACCGCCGAACGCCTGGCGGCACAGCGCCGAACGAGCGGCGAACGGGTCGAGGTGCTCGACCGCACCGACGACCTCGTGATCGCGGCCAACCACCTGTTCGCAGATCTCCGTGCCGCCGACGCAGCCGGTCTCGACCGACTGATCGTCGTCCTCCCGCCCGCCTCGGGGATCGGCCACGCGATCCGCGACCGGCTGTTCAAGGCGTCGGCGACTCGTCCGGACCCGGCCAGTCGAGACGGTTGA